One window of Dehalobacterium formicoaceticum genomic DNA carries:
- a CDS encoding RelA/SpoT family protein has product MDINELVAEIKKYNPASDGELIKRAYRYAADAHGTQIRYSGEPYIKHPLAVAEILAMLQLDDITIVAGLLHDVIEDTNITSFNIIKEFGEEVALLVDGVTKLGKLEYKSREEQQVENLRKMFIAMAKDIRVILIKLADRLHNMRTLRYHQSEKRQKEIAEETLEIFAPLAHRLGIFKIKWELEDLSLRYLEPEKYYSLVDQISAKRAEREQFIEEICQTINEKLEAVDIKGDVTGRPKSFYSIYRKMINQNKELSEIYDLMAVRVIVDSVKDCYGVLGIIHTLWKPIPGRFKDYIAMPKQNMYQSIHTTVIGNNGEPFEIQIRTWDMHRTSEYGIAAHWRYKEGRSGDKEFEKKLTWLRGMLEWQQDLKDATEFMESIKVDLFVDSVYVFTPQGDVVELPAGAVPLDFAYRVHTQVGHQCIGAKINGKIVPLDYQLSNGDIVEILTMKGRGPSQDWLKIVKTSQAKSRIRQWFKKEKREDNILRGKEILEKEIKKYGQDTGYFFKAERLAEAAKKFNYQSGDDLLVAVGDGIISPLQVLTKIKEDFRKDKELAAPLPEMKPWAESGKPSQGIIVRGIDNAMVRFSRCCKPLPGDPIVGYITRGRGVSIHRADCPNVLHAHQQEQERLIEVEWDQKEQGLFQVEIEAIALDRPRLAMDVMSAIADTKTTINSVHARATKNKHASVNVKMEIKSLDHLEYIMNKVKRLKDILEVKRVTPSGNTDL; this is encoded by the coding sequence ATGGATATTAACGAGTTGGTAGCAGAAATTAAAAAATATAATCCGGCCAGCGACGGAGAACTGATTAAACGAGCTTATCGGTATGCAGCGGATGCCCATGGAACGCAGATCCGTTATTCCGGCGAACCCTATATCAAACATCCTTTAGCTGTTGCCGAAATCTTGGCTATGCTTCAACTGGATGATATTACAATCGTTGCCGGTTTACTTCACGATGTCATAGAAGATACCAATATCACCAGCTTTAATATTATCAAGGAATTCGGTGAAGAAGTTGCTTTATTGGTTGATGGAGTGACCAAATTAGGAAAGCTGGAATATAAATCCCGGGAAGAGCAGCAGGTAGAAAACTTGCGTAAAATGTTTATCGCCATGGCCAAGGATATTCGGGTAATTCTCATTAAATTGGCAGATCGTCTCCATAATATGCGTACCCTGCGCTACCATCAATCAGAAAAAAGGCAAAAGGAAATCGCTGAGGAAACCTTAGAAATCTTTGCCCCATTGGCACATCGGTTAGGAATATTTAAGATTAAGTGGGAGCTTGAGGATTTGTCTTTACGGTATTTAGAACCGGAGAAATACTACAGTCTGGTCGATCAGATTTCTGCCAAACGTGCCGAACGAGAACAATTTATCGAGGAAATATGCCAAACGATAAATGAAAAATTAGAGGCAGTGGACATTAAGGGAGATGTGACCGGCCGACCAAAGAGTTTTTACAGCATCTACCGCAAGATGATTAATCAAAATAAAGAACTCTCCGAAATATATGATCTGATGGCAGTTCGGGTTATTGTGGATAGTGTCAAGGATTGCTATGGTGTCCTGGGCATTATTCATACCTTGTGGAAGCCTATCCCCGGCCGGTTTAAAGACTATATTGCTATGCCTAAGCAAAACATGTATCAATCTATTCATACGACAGTGATCGGCAATAACGGGGAACCCTTTGAAATCCAAATCAGAACCTGGGATATGCATCGTACCTCAGAATATGGGATTGCGGCCCATTGGCGTTACAAAGAAGGGCGCAGCGGCGATAAAGAGTTTGAAAAAAAACTAACCTGGTTACGAGGGATGCTGGAATGGCAGCAAGATCTTAAAGATGCGACGGAATTTATGGAATCGATTAAGGTCGATCTGTTTGTTGATTCTGTGTATGTTTTTACACCTCAGGGAGATGTGGTGGAATTACCGGCAGGAGCGGTTCCCCTTGATTTTGCTTATCGGGTCCACACTCAGGTCGGACATCAATGCATCGGAGCAAAAATCAACGGCAAGATTGTACCCCTGGATTATCAACTGTCTAATGGCGATATTGTTGAAATTCTGACGATGAAGGGCCGCGGACCTAGTCAAGACTGGCTGAAAATTGTCAAAACGTCTCAGGCTAAGAGCAGAATCCGCCAGTGGTTCAAAAAGGAAAAAAGAGAAGATAATATCTTACGAGGCAAAGAGATTCTGGAAAAGGAAATAAAAAAGTACGGACAAGATACGGGTTACTTCTTTAAAGCGGAAAGATTGGCGGAAGCAGCAAAAAAATTTAATTATCAGTCCGGAGATGATTTATTAGTTGCCGTGGGGGATGGTATCATTTCTCCTCTGCAAGTGCTCACCAAGATCAAAGAAGATTTTCGTAAGGATAAGGAACTGGCAGCTCCTCTTCCTGAGATGAAGCCTTGGGCAGAATCGGGCAAACCTTCTCAAGGAATCATTGTACGGGGCATTGATAATGCGATGGTGCGCTTTTCCCGCTGTTGTAAACCTTTGCCTGGGGATCCCATTGTCGGCTATATCACTCGGGGAAGAGGAGTTTCTATCCATCGGGCGGATTGCCCCAATGTACTCCACGCCCACCAGCAGGAACAGGAGCGATTGATTGAGGTGGAATGGGATCAAAAAGAACAGGGATTGTTCCAAGTGGAAATCGAAGCCATTGCCTTGGATCGCCCCCGCTTGGCGATGGATGTGATGAGTGCCATTGCCGATACCAAAACGACCATTAATTCAGTCCACGCCCGGGCAACCAAAAATAAACATGCATCTGTAAATGTAAAAATGGAAATTAAAAGCTTGGATCACTTGGAATATATTATGAATAAGGTAAAGCGTTTAAAGGATATTCTTGAGGTGAAAAGGGTAACGCCCAGCGGAAATACCGATTTGTAA